The Zalophus californianus isolate mZalCal1 chromosome X, mZalCal1.pri.v2, whole genome shotgun sequence genomic interval ccttttcctctgcctctggcttgtgctctctctctcaaataaataaataaaatcttaataaataaataagtaaaagaattgGCAATCACATGTGTCTATTCCTATGTACCAATTCCTATGTACCAGTTGGAATGTACACTGCTTATCCTTTTCGTAAGCAATTTAGCAATGTGTGTGTTAAGGAACTTAAATGTTCACAACCCTCTGACTGATCAGTAACACTTTTAAATCTattcaaaaggaaagagagatgcAGGCAAACCTGGCCATGCACAGATGTTCACTGaggcatcatttacaatagctaagGCACGAACGTAAGATGAAGTATTcagtttatgaatattttaatgaaataggaaaaataccCCAGGGGATAAGAAATGTACTACGTCTACTGCCATAATTTTCCACTTACACATGAATTACTTATTTAGATATTAACAAAAAGTGTTTCCGATATCACCAAGACCATGGTTCTGTTCAAAATAGGGAAAAGAAGCAATTTAATTCTTCTGGGAACAGAGGGGGAAAAACTTCTCAATTCCTCTTCTGAATATATAATTTGTCATGAGGTTCTTCTTCTATGGAGAGAATTACTACTTTAGAGCAAGAAGCTGGAACACtcctctgcatttttaaaaagtaataaaaaaaagtccgAAGGTTTGTTGTGACAGAACTAGTAAAATGGCTACACATTATGTGGGCCTCAACCCAACCATGACCAGATTAATGCTACCTTCCAAATAAACGTTACTTCTGTGCTCTATTTTCCCAAGTTCTCTACGTCAACGGGAGAATGGTTGAACTgtgtacatccatacaatgaaatactactcagcaataaaaaaaatgaagtactgatatataaGCCAACATCATGGATAAATCtcacattatactaagtgaaaaaaaaacctttagagTGCATACTGTATGGTTTCATTTGTATAAGGTTCTAGAAAGGCAAAACTAAGTTAGGGGGGAAAAAATTTACAACAGTGATAGTTGTCCTGACGGTTGGTGTGGAGGACCAACTGAGAAGGAACATGAAGGAACTTTCTAGAGTGATGATAATGTTTCTATATACTACTACAGGGTTTGGGTTATAAAGGTAGGTCTCAAAACTCAAATTTAAGATTTGTACCTTCCACTGTATATAAAttgtctccaaaataaataaatattaaactctAGTTAACGATGTCCATTCTGAAGTACTTAGGAGTACGGATGTCTGCAATTTACTGCAAAATGTATCAAATAAGATGGATTGATAGATGGATAAAGGAATAAATAGATGGACAGATATGTCATAAAGCAAGGACAGTGAAGTGTTAGTGGTAAAATCTAGGCAGTAGGTACAGGAGTGTTATAagattgaaaatttttataacaaaatgttAGGGGGGAAAGTATCACAGAAAATCAACTAagctccaaaataattttttaaatacactaaaatatttactgtagtTATCTCTGGAATGATGGACAcaaaccttaatttttttaatggctgagctCAAAATTTTCACTCATTCTTCTTAGATGTATATGATGTTCAAtggagaaaattttgaaaataataaatgctgaACATCTTCTGAATGCTTACCAAGAACTTTtgttaagtgctttacatggaACACCTTTTTCAATTCTCACATCTCTGCAAGGTAGGTACTATcaatcatccccattttacagatggaaaaagcAAGGCACATAGAGACTAACTTCCCCGAAGTCACAAAGCTTGTAAGTGGGAGAGCGTGGATTCAAAcccccaggcagtctgactctcTGGAATATGCTACTtctcagaaaaacacaaagaaaaaaatcacccctaACACCCAAAGAAAAGCCTCATTTAAGAGATAAACACTACTTCATTGTATGGCTAAAGCATTGCTTATCTAAGCACCACCCCTCTAATTCCCACCCACTTAGGGCACTGAAGttatgctgggttttttttcccccttatgcTCCAGTGAAGATGTAGTACCCTAACAGGGTCAAAGGTCTGGCTGTTTCCTTTAAGGCTCTTAAAACTTTGAGGAAGGGTTGTACCAATTTACTCACTGTCTGAAAGGTATGAAAAGGCCAGTACCTCAGTGCTCCCTCATCACTGGTatcatactaaaaatattttattttctaggcaAATAATGGCTATACCacaatgttattttatatttacatttctacTACAGAGGTTGAAACTTTTTCTAACCATTTGTATTTCTACTTCAGTGAGTTGtctgttcatttatttccatgtttaGTTTCCTTTTAAGGAATTTAAGATGTGAATATTCTTCGGTCTTTATATAGCCAAGCTGTATCTTTGACATagaaacaaagattttctttccctcttcgcttgccttttaattttcttgactCACTTTTATTCAGCCATTTAGTCTTTACACAGTCACACCTATTGGTCATGGCGTTTATGAAAGTTTAGAAAGTTCTCTCACCTAGAGATCATACAACTAAATCACCTATTTCATATTATCCTTacttatgatttcattttgtaaCATCTATATTCTCTCCAATTTTCCTTATCTATCTCCTTTACCATAAAATTTGTTCACAGAAAAGTTTACTTACTATTCTAGGTCAGTTCCCAGTTTCACAGCTATGTCTTCATATTCTTGTCTATTTTTAGCAATAAGCTCAAGACAACCTAAACAAGTGAGCTGGGAAGCTGCAACTCGAGAAGCAAGAGTCTCTCCtgcaataaaaaagagagagaacaaactggaCATCTGAGAATGTAAATAGCACAGTTATTAATGTTATTTATGCTAAGTACCCACACAATGCAGATGAGAAGAATGGAGCAGAGTGCTTAGACTTGAACAAAGCTCATTATCGTATCACCTTGCCCTAAGTGCCGCTTCTAGTACACACAATTTCACCTAAAAAATGTTTCCCCCAAAGGAGGTTTTAAAAAGATCAAGGAAGATTCCAATGATTTATGAGCAACTCACCTGGCATAGTCACCATGGGTGTTCCTGCCCAGAGTACATCCATCCCTGTGGTGTGTCCATTACAGAGGGGAGTGTCCAGGCAGACATCAGCCAGCTGGCCTCTCCTGACATGTTCCTCTTTAGGAGCAACAGGTGAAAATATGATACGGTTCTGGGGAAGGCCCATGTTTTGCGCATACTGTTGAATATTTGGTTCTCCTACTGCTGGAAACCGCAACAGCCACAGCACACTATTGGGAACACGCTTCAGAATCTAAAACCGGGAAAATAAGAGTAATTTTTAATAGCAGCTCTGCCCCTCTCAAGAAAGGCTCCCGTAGAGCTCTAATAATTCTACCAGTCTATTCTTGTCACCCAGAGAGCAGCCTTCGAACTTTGTCTTTCCCTCATAGATGACTCAGATCAACTATGAATTATAGGTGCCTGTTCTGCTTAGCGGTCCCCAGAGTTCAAAGAGAAGACTGACGTAAGACACAAAACAAGTTACTAATTGGCAAAATCTGAGGCAGCCGTGTCCTGTGGGAATCGTTAATGACAGTGGTTTTTGTCGATGAGCgagaaattttccatttcaatttttaaatcccCCAGCATGACATAACAAATAAGGTTAGCTCAAACTCGCCTGACTTCATGTGCCTAATCAAGATCAGGTGTCAGCAGactttctgtaaaggaccagagaacaaatatttttggctttgtagCCACATGGACCCTGTCATAACTGCTCGATTCTGCCCCTGTCACtggaaaacagccatagacagtATGTAAACAAGTACGCATGACTGTGtgtataaaatttacaaaaacaggcagcatgCCAGATCTGGTCCATAGGCCGTAGTTTTGCCAAGCCCTGGTTTAGATCTACATCTATTCAATGTTACCACACAAGTTTACCATCCCTTCCCTGAAAGGCATGAGAACAGATGAATTTCAGAATCCCGGatacttcagatttttaaaaaacagtacagTGCATATATATCATATAGCACTCTCAGCAGCAACTCCCTGTAAACACACACATTAGTACCTCTGCTTTGAGATGTAGAATGGAATATATAAAAGACCAAAAGACAGCCTAACATCAGTTCAGGTAGTTTTGCCGCCAAATCAATTTGCCACAAACTTCTGAAAAAAAGCTTTTGATATTTGGGCTTTTTTGAACACTGGGAAGTAAAGGTTAAGGGATAGTAAGCCTGTacatctccttcctcttccacccatacttcttcaaaaaaaaaaaaaaaaaaaaaaaaaaaaaaaaaaacccaaaaatacaaaaagaaaaaccccaccccaatatcaaaaagaaaatcaggggcgcctgggtggctcagtcggttaagcggctgcctttggctcaggtcatgatcccagggtcctgggatcgagccccatgtccggctccctgctcagcagagagcctgcttctccctctccctctgcctgccactctgcctacttgtgctatctctctgtcaaataaataaataaaatctttaaaaaaaaaaaaaagaaaagaaagaaaatcaaccaaaaattatctctattttagcCCAATGGAGTAAGAGCCAGTTACAGATAGTCAAGTTTAAAACTTTCAGAGGTCCTGCTTATTATGCAAACTGGTCCGATGAACCGAGAGGTAATGGCATAAACCAATTCCTTCATGATTACAACTCTACGGTATTGCAAAACTGTTACACATTGGGTGGATGTGGACATGATGCTTTTGCTATCAGTTTAGGCCAGGAGTTGGCAAATATAACCTGTAAGCCAAATCTGGCATGTTGCCTATTTcagtaaataaaactttactgGAACACACATCTATACTCCtaacatttacatattgtctatggtgTTTGCCTGCTCCAGTAGCAGAGTTAAGCAAATGTGACAGAGTATGGActgcaaaaccaaaaatatttaccatctggcccttgaagaaaaagtttgctgatccctggttttgaatacataaattaaaaaggtTCATAACATGGTATTTCGACACTGGAAGGAGAAATCAAAAATGGCTGAAAAATCTACTACTCTTTTGTAAGAAATGAGCACAACAGCTCctcagtgggggtggagggcagcctCAGCAAGACCGTCTACATAATCTCTATCAGTCTCTAGTCATGAATAATGAATCTACCCATACTCACATTTGCCCACATCTGCAAAGTGGAAGGGTCGATTTTGTATAACTGATTAAAATTACAGTACACAATGGCATCTTCTGGTAACCCATACTGAGAACGTGTGGTTACAATAATGGTACGAGGAACCTCCTCTCCAGTGGCAGCTTTATTGTTGATCTGGaacatgaaaaacaatatggTGCTTATATTTAAAGTCAGCAGCGTCTGACATTTTTTAACTAATAAAGAAtccttagggtgcctgggtggctcagtcggttgggtgtctgactcctggtttcaactcaggtcgtcATCtaggggttgtgggatcaagtcctgtgtcaggctccacggctagtggtgagtctgcttgaggattttctctctctccctccctctccctctgcccctccccccacttattcacacacacacgcgcgctttctctcaaataactaaatcttaaaaaaaaaaaatccttaagatGCCAAATAGTATAGCCATTAAAACTCATGTCATTtgaactatgagaaaatattcaTGACATAAGAAGTTAAAAAACGGAAAAATGTTACAGCATTACCTTAATGGGGGGGGGAGACTCCACCTTGAAACTTACCACTCAAGtcaaaaagttctttttaaaacccTATTAATCCAATATCAAgctttggctcattttttaatgaatgaaatggCCTTTTCTAAATCACACCCCACCCTTGAAGGCTAAACTTAAATTCTTCCTCCAAATGATCTCTACTGCATCTCCTCTCACATTGATCACCACTATTTTTAAGTATCTACATACACAATTAATTATAGTCTTACCTTGCAATTCCCATACACCTAGGTACTGCCTTAAATTGTCACATAACCATTCCAGGTATGTACAGACATTTCATACGTTTGGGCATTGTGTTCTACACTCAAAATTCTTTGTCCCTGTgtatttcaagaaatatatatatatatatacacacacacacacacagttttttttcttaagtcaaaCATGTCTGTCCTATTTCAAATGACAGTTAATCAGAGATTAAGAAAAAACACACCACCTGTCTTTTTAGCCCAATACACATTGTAAGTGATTACTATTAATTCCTTTACCTTAACAGGAGCTGGCTGAGAGAAAAAGAGTTCATTTTGAGCACCCTTGGTATAAACTTATACAACTAAAACTGTTAACTCCTAAGAGAGAGATCCTTACCTTGTAATCTCAACAGAACTACATATTCACTTACTTCaatatgcaatatatatttattgaacacatactacATTACTGTGGTTAAGACATGGACCCTAAAGTAATTCAATTCAGCAGAGAATACACAAACACAGGGAATTATAATATGCTGTGCTGGATGTAAAATACATCCCAGATATTATAGAAGCAGAAAAGACAGGCACCAATAGAACAGGAAAGGCGAGATTAGTGATAAGGACAGGAATGGATTCCTCGAGGAGCTGTCTGAACTGGAAAGTCTTAAAAGGGAGTAAGATTTAACTAGGGAAAGAATGAGTTATAGAAGTAAGAAACTGTATGAAGTCTACAGATAATTCACAGTTGATAAGAGGAAAGCCACAGACAAGGAATAAGAACATATTGTTAGGGGCGCCtccgtggctcagttgttaagcgtctgccttcagctcaggtcatgatcccagggtgctgggatcgagccctgcagcagggagcccgcttctccctctcccactccccctgcttgtgttccctctctcgctgtctctctctctgtcaaataaataaattctttaaaaaaaaaaaaaaaaaaacatactgttGACCCAGTAGACCCTCATTAAGTGACCTACTGGCTGAATCcaagagacttttaaaataagacaaatctATGTAAGATGCCAATTTCCACCGAACTcatttcctcaactataaaacagggataatgatGCTTACACCTCCTGGAGTTATTATGGAGCACACCACCAGTCCCAGGGTATCCCAGCTAAATGAATACTTGGTGGTATGTATTATGCTCTATTATTCTCTCCTCACCTGGGTAGTTGCTAGTCCATTGCTAATACTGAATCCATTAATTGTTATCTGAATTTGCCCTCTGTTAATCATCTCGATAACTGCTTCTGCAATAGTATTCATAGGAATAACAGGCATATTAAGAGCTGTATTACTGCTGTCCCCATTGTCTCCTCCATCAGGACActtcatctttaagaaaaaaatgacaaaatgtatcATTAGGGAAAAGATCCCAAATGCAGATAACTTTATTTCAATGACAATATTGATCAGATTCTGACCTTGACAATTTTCACATCTGGCAGACTATCAAGAAATGCTTTGAGGTCGATGCCATTAAGAACAATCCGATTGTCATAGATGTGGCCATTGGACTTAAAATCAATGACTGCTTTTttctaatcaaaaaaaaaaagtttgagacaAATCTTTTAGGATGCATAGGGACAATAGCAAGGAAATAAATGACTACAGGTCTTCGCCATGTCCACATAGCACTGTTTTTCTACCTACCTTCAAGTGAGGGAACATATTAGCATGATCACCAATAAAGAAAGTATGGGGCATATAAGCCAGTTTCTCGGAATACTGCTCAGCAACTTCAGCTGGTGAAGTTTCCTGATCTGTGATGATATAATCCATGAAAAGCGCACCACTAGTCCCAGGATATCCCAGCCACATcgcctaaaagaaaaaaaaaaaaaatcaggccaaAACCTAAAAATTTTCATCCGAAGAGTTCAAAagtaattaaacaaacaaactaggAGGGTTGACTTCTTTAGCCAAGAGGAATGACGTAGTATTTCAGACTAACCTTTTTAAGTgtttaacatttttctaatttacaAGACCAAACAACTGTTTGCACTCAACTATGAATTGCATGTCTCTATACACATGTACCTGTGGGCATTGTGTTTTACACTCAAAATTCTCTGTCCCTGTACTTCAAgaactatactttaaaaaaagtcaagcaTGTCTGCCCTCTTGTTTCAAATGCCAGGTAaccagaggggggtggggaatcacTGTCTTTTTAGCTCAGTAAACACTGTGAGCAATTACTATTAATTCCTTTACCTGAATAGGAGCAGGCCTGAGAGCAAAGAGTTCATTCCGAGCACCCTTGGTATAACCATTCATGTTTACAAGGATGTGTATACCATCCTGATGGATGCGATCAGCTGCTTTTCCATTGCATGGAATCTatggaatacaaaaaaaaatataagaactaTGTATAATCTCAAACTAATTCAATTAGTTTTAATGGCATCAAATAGAATTCAGTCACAGGTGCATAACATAAGAACACAAATTACATTAATGCAGCATAAAAATATGGTTAAGTGCCATTAAAATGGGCCCAAAACATTACAGAAACAGAATACACAGGAAGGAGAGTTTACTTCTAGATTAGAACGTATGAATAACAaggcttcaggggcgcctgggtggctcagtcatcgagcgtctgccttcggctcaggtcatgatcccagggtcctgggatcgagccccacatcgggctccctgctcagctggaagcctgcttccccccccccccactccccctgcttgtgttccctctctcactgtgtctctgtcaaataaataaaatctttaaaaaacaaacaaacaaggcttcacagaggagttGGCATTTGAAATGGGCCTTCAAAGATGGAGAAGAGCTTGAGGCAGTTGGACAGAACAGAATCTCGATAGAGAACAGTACGAATAAAGAACCAGAGTAAAGTGCATGGTAGATTTTAAAAACGGTGAATAGATCACTTCTATTTGTTACAAGGTATGTATGAGGGCAAATGGTGGGTGAAAAGTACTGGCAAACAAGACTGTGCTCAGACTTAGACTGTGAaggcgggggcacctgggtggctcagtcagttaagcgtccgactcgatttcggctcaggtcacgatctcagggtcatgagagcgaGCCCtctgtcgggctccacactcagggcagagtctgcttaagattctctccctctgcctctccccacccccgacacacacacacactcaagccctctctctctaaaataaatattaaaaataaaaaagactgtgAAGGCCATGCTGAAGAGTTTAGACTCCAGTCAATAAGCAGTGGGTCCCTGAATGTCTCAGAAGTGGAGGGCAGTATGCTTCCTGGTCACAAAGAGTCCAAACCCTATATCAAAAATGGTTAACTATACTCCCAAAGCAACAGCTACATTGCCAAAGATGTTGGTACACACTATTTATTAAATGACAAGGATCTCACAACCCTTCTGCTGGAACGTCAATGATTCATATATCAATTACTAGATACACCACATACATTGCATATCCCTTTTAGTCACCAAAGTGGCCCacagaatctataaagaaaaacCTCTAGACTCAGCAAATTAATTCCTCCGCAGGTTTCAATCTTAATTTATCATAAAGTTTATGCTCCTAGAAATAGCAACAGAGCAAGTGCAGAAATAAAGATAACCAAAGGCAAAGCCCACAAACACAGATGAACCATGATGAAGAACCCTAGGttcctctattttctttaaataacctATTTATTCCTCTTCCAAGCCAGCACTTCCTAGAAGAGTTTTATGTCCAAGCACAAACAGAGCCCATTTCAATTTCATCTGCAACGTCAGCACAATCCACACTGactataaatgtaaatgatcagGGAAATAAGATCAAAGTAATTGCCCATATGCAATGGCTGATGTTAAATACCTGTCATGAAAAATACAAGCTACACACCCCCAATAGTTTCATTCACTATTTGTTCAAAATTAGAAGCTTGAAGTATAAGAGTTTCACCTACCTGAGAGAGATCGATAAAATGATTGGCTTCTGCCATCACTTTCACTCTGAAGTTTGTGCCATCATCTGGGCTCAGGGCGTAACAGAATACCTGAAAGGCAGcagatgatatatttaaaaaccttGGCTcaacaagatatggaagcaacctcctatgtgtccatcaagagatgaacgGATAACAAATACAcagagggtgtgtgtgtacacacacatgcacacagtggaaccataaaaaagaatgaaatcttgccattcacaacaacatggatggacctagagaatattatgctaagtgaaataagtcagacagaaaaagacaaataccatatgatttcatttatatacggaattataaaagaaaacaaacgaacaaacaaaaaatacacagaaacagactcctaagtacagagaacaaactggtggttgccagaaaaaagggagggggtgaggagaatgggtaaaacaggtgaaggggattaagatgtataaacttccagttataaaatgagtcacagggatgaaaagtacagcatagggaatatagtcaaaaatatttaataacttcgTATGGTAACAGACagtaactacacttactgtggtgagcatttcataatgaaCAGAATtgtgaaatcactatgttgtacacctgaaactaatgtagtaATATCATATGTCACctgtatttcaattaaaaaattaaaattaaatgtaaaactaagTAAAAACCTTGGCTCAGACCTTTCAAAAAGACACTGGGCTTAACACCTATGGTGATGAGAAAGTCAGaaatgtttggggttttttttgttttttttttttttaataaaacagacaAGTGTCTCTAGGGAAATACTAGTCTTACCTCAAATTTATCAGGATTGTGCATGCCTGGAATAGACTGCATAAGGTGAGAAGTAGGATGATTCCCAAAGTCAGAACTCACATATCCTACACGCAGTCGACCATCACTAAGCTTCAAGTCTTTTGGATGTTCATATGGTGGTTTATGAAGGACATTAATCTACCAATGGAAGCCAATGCTTGTTAGTACAGGTGAATCTATACATAAATCTTCATCtaggaaaattaattaaaaacaaaacaagcctgTACTTCCCATCTGTTGGGAATGGTTTGCCCAGAATACATTTAAGTCATACAGCCAATTCAAAGCAATCTTAGCAGTTAATATGCTTCATACTCTGACCTATTCCTGAGGCCTAAGTAGCCTGAGCAAATCTGAAACTTGGAGAAAGCCCCAGGCAGTGTGGACAGAGCACGACAAACCTTGCATTTTAGACAATTCTGTAGGGAAGcgtttttaaaacacagaattaCATCTAGCACTCCAATCCTTTCTATTCTGCTGAGCAAATTCCCACCTCTGATCAAGTAGTCCTCTAATTCTGAGTATAAAATACCAAACTCTTTTATTAAACACTATGGTTTTCAAACACCACCCATCTCTTGTTCGGATTCCAACTTAGGGGAGGAAGGGGTCATGATCAAGACAGACACAATGGAAAGAGCTTCTGAGATGGCTGACAAAGTCTCATTTCTCAACGTGGGTGCTGTTCACCTTATGGTAACTCATTAAACCACATACATATGAACTGCATCATTTTCTGTATCTGTATTTTACTCTGACAGaaagagattaaaacaaaacaaccgcACCTTATCCAAGCAGAGGTTCCCATGCCTCTCAGCAATAGCCTTCCTGAAGCCATGAGAAAGAGGATATAGCATACTATGATGAGGATGCACAGAAGGCAACCTATTCTTCTCTAACTGGTCAGCCACAATACTGACCAACTTCTTCATTCGCTCATCATAGTCTGTCCAATCACAGACAATCTAGAGGAGGCAAAAAGAAGTTAttacccaggggcgcctgggtggctcaggcgactgggcatctgccttcggcttgaatcgtgatcccagggtcctgggactgagccccatgtcgggctccctgctcggtggggagcctgcttctccttctccctctgccacccccaccctccctgcccccccggcttatgctctctggctctctctgtcaaataaataaataaagtcttggggaaaaaagaaaaaaagttattaccCAGAAAACCCTATTCCAAGATTTAACATTCTGTGTGTCTCTGGCCTAATGTAACGTCAGataaccctttaaaaaaacaCGTCTCCAGCCAGGCCTGGATTAATGTGGCACGTAACAATTAAAAAGTGATTGCAACACCGAAAGCCAATTACTGGCCTGTTACTCTTTACCTGCAGGCAATGAGCCAAGTTACAATAAGCATCAGGAAAGTCAGGCTTCAGTTTCAGAGCAGTGCGGTAGGAAGCTATTGCTTCTGGAATGTTCCCTGAATCCTGGAAATAAAGCAAGCGGGATGGTTAAAAGTTGTCCCATAATTAAACATTAGGTGCTTAGACGCACATATAATAAACAGTAGTACCTTATGAATGGAAGCCAAATTGCTGTGGGCATCTGCAAATGCAGGGTTAATCTGAATGGCACGAGTGTAACACTGCAAGGCTCCCTGAACATCCTGCATCTCCTTTAGAGTGTTTCCCATGTTTGAGTAGGCATCAGCAAAGGTAGGACTAattctaaaagagaaaacaaagattttcttcaaCTAGTACAAAAACCTTTAACTCCCTGTAATGTTAAGTCTGTGGTTATTAAAAGTCATCTTAACACAAGCCAAACGTGCCACAggccaaacatttaaaaatgtaaaggaaaaaaaaaattatagacagTGAGGATCTTACCGAATAGCCTCCTTATAATGCATCAGAGCTTCCTGAAGTTTTCCCTGCTGCTGCAGTACACTTGCTAAATTTGAATGAGCAGCAGCAAACTCTGGGAAGACCTACAGAGTCAAGATGACATccgaggtttaaaaaaaaatttctaaaccAGCAGTAGTAACTTACCATGGTAAGAACTTTGCTCAAGTATCTTTATATCCCTACATTTCTGTCTACATTCTCCAAGTCTCCTCATTCTTCCAAGTCAAGTGGCTCACATTCTacctcttcctttattttattaccCT includes:
- the OGT gene encoding UDP-N-acetylglucosamine--peptide N-acetylglucosaminyltransferase 110 kDa subunit isoform X3, with the protein product MLQGHFWLVREGIMISPSSPPPIFFFFPPLQIFPFPFTSFPSHLLSLTPPKACYLKAIETQPNFAVAWSNLGCVFNAQGEIWLAIHHFEKAVTLDPNFLDAYINLGNVLKEARIFDRAVAAYLRALSLSPNHAVVHGNLACVYYEQGLIDLAIDTYRRAIELQPHFPDAYCNLANALKEKGSVAEAEDCYNTALRLCPTHADSLNNLANIKREQGNIEEAVRLYRKALEVFPEFAAAHSNLASVLQQQGKLQEALMHYKEAIRISPTFADAYSNMGNTLKEMQDVQGALQCYTRAIQINPAFADAHSNLASIHKDSGNIPEAIASYRTALKLKPDFPDAYCNLAHCLQIVCDWTDYDERMKKLVSIVADQLEKNRLPSVHPHHSMLYPLSHGFRKAIAERHGNLCLDKINVLHKPPYEHPKDLKLSDGRLRVGYVSSDFGNHPTSHLMQSIPGMHNPDKFEVFCYALSPDDGTNFRVKVMAEANHFIDLSQIPCNGKAADRIHQDGIHILVNMNGYTKGARNELFALRPAPIQAMWLGYPGTSGALFMDYIITDQETSPAEVAEQYSEKLAYMPHTFFIGDHANMFPHLKKKAVIDFKSNGHIYDNRIVLNGIDLKAFLDSLPDVKIVKMKCPDGGDNGDSSNTALNMPVIPMNTIAEAVIEMINRGQIQITINGFSISNGLATTQINNKAATGEEVPRTIIVTTRSQYGLPEDAIVYCNFNQLYKIDPSTLQMWANILKRVPNSVLWLLRFPAVGEPNIQQYAQNMGLPQNRIIFSPVAPKEEHVRRGQLADVCLDTPLCNGHTTGMDVLWAGTPMVTMPGETLASRVAASQLTCLGCLELIAKNRQEYEDIAVKLGTDLEYLKKIRGKVWKQRISSPLFNTKQYTMELERLYLQMWEHYAAGNKPDHMIKPVEVTESA